The genomic segment ATCCCATAACCAGGGACCTGAGGCGTCTAACCTGGTCCAACTGCAGAATAATGTCAAGAAGGCCCAGGCTGAGGTAGATGTCATAGAGGAACAGATAAAGCAGTGCTCGGTTGAGGCGCCCATAGCCGGAACTGTCCTCCAGACCGCACAGTTCGGCCAGACCTCAGCAACGCAAGGAGCGGAAGGAGCCGTGACCGGCGGGTCACCGTCAGCTGGGTCAGGCGGCAGCAGCTCTGGAATGATTGCAGTGATTGGCGATATGCGGAAAGACGGGTTCTTAGTCCAGGCTCAGATCAATGAGATGGATATTTCTAAAATAAAAGCAGGCCAAAAAGCTTCTATCCAGGTACCGGCCTTGCCTGGCGAAACCTTTACTGGAAAAGTCCAGACCATTTCCCTCTTGGCTTCCAATCAGGGCGGCGTGGTTACCTACCCGGTGGCCATCAAGGTTGATGACAGCAAAGGTAAACTCTTGCCCGGGCTTTCATGTTCAGTGACTATTGAGACTGGCCGTCGCGACAACGTCTTGACCCTGCCAGTTGAAGCCATTGCTAGCCAGGGGAACCAAGTTGGGGTATGGATGCGAACAGCTACTGGCGAGGAGTCTCGGACGGCTCGCGGTTCATACCGGTTCGTTCCTGTGAAGGTGGGCCTTTATGGAGACCAGAAGGTGGAAGTGACAAGTGGCCTTAAGGAAGGGGACGTAGTGGCCGTGCTGGGGACGGTGAGCAGTACCACTGCCGCCTCAAATAACCAGCCTGGTCCTGGACTGTTCAGATTCTGGACCGGCAGCCCCAACCGCCAGCAACTTGGGCGTCAGGGAAGAGGGGATACTGGTGGAGGTATGTGAGTCCGGCTCCAACTTGGTGGTGTTCGAACACGTATGGAAGACGTATGCCCACGGCGCCAGCCCCGTGAATGCAGTTCAAGACCTCTCTTTTCGCATAGACCAGGGGGAATTCGTGGCCATCATGGGTCCCTCGGGGTCTGGTAAATCTACTACCTTACACCTGCTTGGATTCCTGGACCGGCCCAGCCAAGGCCAGATTTTCTGGCAAGGAAGCGACGCTTCTAGGTTATCGGAGAATAGCTTGGCCCGCCTGCGAAACCAGGCCATCGGCTTTGTGTTTCAGAGTTTCAACCTTTTGCCTCGCATGAGCGTGCTGGAAAACGTGGAGCTTCCCCTCAAGTACGGAAGTTTCAAGCCGAAAGAACACCGAGCCAGGGCCTGGGAAGCCTTGCGCTTGGTAGGGCTAGAAAAAGAGGCTTTCCGAAGGCCCAATCAGATTTCCGGCGGGCAACAGCAGCGCGTAGCCATTGCTCGGGCTCTGGTAACCGGAGCCAAAATGATTCTAGCTGATGAGCCCACCGGCAACTTGGACAGCAAATCCAGCCAGGACATCATGCAGCTTTTTTCTCATCTCAACCGGGACATGGGCTGCACCATTGTATTGGTAACCCATAACCCAGAAGTAGCATCATGGGCGCGCCGACAGCTATATTTTCGCGATGGTCGCTTAGTGGCCGACACCTCGTCAGAGCAATCGGCAATCTGCTGAAAAAAGCATAGGAAGAGGGGAGAGAATTGGTCCGGCTCTGGCAAAACTTGAATTCAGCTTGGAAGAGCCTTGGGAACAATCCGTTGCGGACGCTGCTAACCATGTTAGGGGTTATCATTGGGGTGGCCGCGGTGATCACCCTTACCTCATTAGGGGAAGGCGCCTCTCGATCAGTTGCTTCCAGCATCCAAGGATTGGGCAGCAATCTGCTAATGATAACCCCTGGGGAAATGCGCCAAGGCAACTTAAGCTTTGGATCGGGTTCGGGCCGGAGCCTCACTATGGATGACTGCGACTACCTAACTGCTGTTGTACCCGAGCTTGTAGCCGTAGCACCCCAATCCACAACTCGGTCTCGTCTGGTCTGGCAAAGGAACAACTATCAAGCCCAGGTGGTGGGAAGTACTCCAAGCTTGGTCCAGGTGCGGGACTTGTCTCTGGTTGAGGGCCGGTTTTTCACTGCCCTCGAACTGGAGCGGGCAAGTAAAGTAGCCGTAATCGGACAGGGGATAGTGGATAGCCTCTTTGGCGGATCCAACCCTCTAGGTCAAACCATCTACGTGGATGGCCTACCCTTCAAAGTCATAGGCGTTCTTGCCCCATCTACTGGCGCCGGTTTCATGAGCTTTGACGACCAGCTAATAATCCCAATCACTACCCTAGCTAGAGCGCTTACCGGTCAGGAATTTCTGTCCAGCATCTATGCTTCTGCTGCGGCCAGCGTTGATGTCAACCTGGTACAAGCCAAGGTGGAACAGGCACTTCGGGCCTCACACCACTTGCGGGTCGGAGAGGCAAATGACTTCACCTTGGCAACCCAGCAGGCGATTCTGAACACGATGAATCAAGTAGTAAGCACTTTGACGCTCTTTCTCGGCAGCATAGCTGCTATCTCGCTGGTGGTAGGTGGTATAGGCATCATGAACATCATGGTGGTGGCCGTCACCGAGCGTACCAGAGAAATCGGCCTCCGCAAAGCCTTGGGAGCTACTTCCCGAGATGTTCTTTTCCAATTTCTCACTGAGGCCGGACTCATCAGCCTATCAGGCGGTGTCATAGGCATAATCTTGGGCTGGGGTGCTAGCTCTCTGATCGGGGGTACCATAAGCGTCCGACCGGTTGTCAGCCCGGCTTTCGTTTTGCTGGCTAGTGGTTTTTCGTTGTTGGTAGGCATCATCTTTGGCGTATACCCGGCGTACCGTGCCTCGAGGCTTAACCCCATCGACGCTCTGCGCCACGAATGAGCAGTTCAAATCATTACAATACCTGGCGCATGGGCTTTGCTGCCAGGTCTGGGCTGGAGAATTGAGTGCTGGGCGCCAGAGGGCGAGGGAGAGCCATACCGATGGCTGGCGACGCCCTGGGAACCAGTGCCAGCAGCCCCAGCATGGGAAATGTTTTGAAAGCAGTTCCAATTAAGAATGGAGGTCTTGGTCATGGCACAAATTGCTCCCGAGCCGAATTATAGCCGACGGCGAAATTGGCTGTGGATCCTAACAGTAGTTGTAGCCGTAATTAGCGGTATGGTGGGCGGAGTGGCAATCCTGGCCCTGGCCCCTTCCGTGCGCGGAGGGACGACCAGTCCTGCTCCGCAGGGAATCCCCCTCAACCCGCTCCCCACTGCCAGCGTAGAAACTTCAGGAGTTAGGGCCATTGCCGAGAGGGTGGGTCCGGCGGTGGTGGGCATAACCAGTTACCAGGGCCGGGACTTTTTTGGCAATCAGGATGTGGCTTCTGGCAGCGGCGTCATCTTTGACGCCGCCAACGGCTATATAGTCACCAACAACCACGTGGTGGCCGGGGCCACCCGCCTGTCCATACGGGTGGATCAAAATCACGAGTATGAGGGCAAAATAGTAGGCGCCGATGCCGACAGCGATCTGGCCGTGGTTCAAATCCAGGCCCCGGATGTGGCAGCCTTAAAGTTGCCTCAGGTTCAGTTTGGCGATTCCGACAAGATCAAAGTAGGCGATCTGGTGGTAGCCATAGGTAATCCTTTGGGTGACCAATTTGCGCGCAGCGTTACTATGGGGGTCGTAAGCG from the Clostridia bacterium genome contains:
- a CDS encoding ABC transporter permease, encoding MRTLLTMLGVIIGVAAVITLTSLGEGASRSVASSIQGLGSNLLMITPGEMRQGNLSFGSGSGRSLTMDDCDYLTAVVPELVAVAPQSTTRSRLVWQRNNYQAQVVGSTPSLVQVRDLSLVEGRFFTALELERASKVAVIGQGIVDSLFGGSNPLGQTIYVDGLPFKVIGVLAPSTGAGFMSFDDQLIIPITTLARALTGQEFLSSIYASAAASVDVNLVQAKVEQALRASHHLRVGEANDFTLATQQAILNTMNQVVSTLTLFLGSIAAISLVVGGIGIMNIMVVAVTERTREIGLRKALGATSRDVLFQFLTEAGLISLSGGVIGIILGWGASSLIGGTISVRPVVSPAFVLLASGFSLLVGIIFGVYPAYRASRLNPIDALRHE
- a CDS encoding trypsin-like peptidase domain-containing protein produces the protein MAQIAPEPNYSRRRNWLWILTVVVAVISGMVGGVAILALAPSVRGGTTSPAPQGIPLNPLPTASVETSGVRAIAERVGPAVVGITSYQGRDFFGNQDVASGSGVIFDAANGYIVTNNHVVAGATRLSIRVDQNHEYEGKIVGADADSDLAVVQIQAPDVAALKLPQVQFGDSDKIKVGDLVVAIGNPLGDQFARSVTMGVVSALNREITVQTSNNREVTLRVLQTDAAINPGNSGGALVDAQGQVIGINSAKIAVQGVEGMGFAIPINDARPIVQQLLQNGRVIRPFLGIYNYQEISEQASKWSGYPQGIYVGGVFPGGPAMKAGMKEGDVIVQIGQQPIRTAADLRNALRQLKVGDTIKVTVVRDNKRLELNVTLGEMPLD
- a CDS encoding ABC transporter ATP-binding protein, with the protein product MVFEHVWKTYAHGASPVNAVQDLSFRIDQGEFVAIMGPSGSGKSTTLHLLGFLDRPSQGQIFWQGSDASRLSENSLARLRNQAIGFVFQSFNLLPRMSVLENVELPLKYGSFKPKEHRARAWEALRLVGLEKEAFRRPNQISGGQQQRVAIARALVTGAKMILADEPTGNLDSKSSQDIMQLFSHLNRDMGCTIVLVTHNPEVASWARRQLYFRDGRLVADTSSEQSAIC
- a CDS encoding efflux RND transporter periplasmic adaptor subunit: MQPDIPASVPGWKKRWLWVLLVVAVAVAGVTLWMVRSQSPRPQASGNVRLVTAERGTVVETVSASGNVLLDHQVTVSASRKVLEILVKPGDQVKAGQTIAKLDSSDLELQLDQAKAELEAAEASLRQAQISSAGGAAGSHNQGPEASNLVQLQNNVKKAQAEVDVIEEQIKQCSVEAPIAGTVLQTAQFGQTSATQGAEGAVTGGSPSAGSGGSSSGMIAVIGDMRKDGFLVQAQINEMDISKIKAGQKASIQVPALPGETFTGKVQTISLLASNQGGVVTYPVAIKVDDSKGKLLPGLSCSVTIETGRRDNVLTLPVEAIASQGNQVGVWMRTATGEESRTARGSYRFVPVKVGLYGDQKVEVTSGLKEGDVVAVLGTVSSTTAASNNQPGPGLFRFWTGSPNRQQLGRQGRGDTGGGM